CGACCAGACCGGCCGCCACCCGCTCGGCGTCGGTCCTGAGCTGCCCGAAGGTCAGCTCCCGGCCCTGCTCGTCGACGAGCATGCGCCGACCCGGGTCGAGCTCGGCCCGACGCTCGAGGAGCTCCCAGAAGGTGCGCGCGTCACTGATCAGCATCGGGACGCAGGCTATTCGGACCGGCTAACCGGTCGGCTGGGCGACATCCCTTCCGTCCCGTGACAGGTCGGCGGTGCGCTCGGCCAGCTCGAGCAGGCGCTGGTGCTCCATCGCCGCCTCGTGGCGCCGGTCCCCGGCAGGACCGGCCGGCCGCCGGTCCAGCTCGTCGAGGGCCTCGTCCCGGCCGTAGATCACGGCGGTGTCCCCAGCGCCCAGCACCGTCCAACCGCCGGGCACACCGAGGTGCGACCCGTCGACCCGCGTGACCCCGAGCACGGCAATGCCCTCGTCGCGCAGTCCCAGCTCTCCCAGCGGCCGGCCGACCAGCCAGTCCCCCTCCTCGAGGTGGAGCTCTCCGACCGCGTAGTTGCCGGTCAGGTCGAGCAGGCTGGCCAGGTCCCGCGTGGCCAGGTCGGTGTGACGCTCGAGGAGGCGACGGATCACCCGGGTCAGGCGGCGGTCGACCCATGAGCTGCGCGCCACCGCCAGCAGGGCGCACAGTCCGACGATCAGCTCGAGGATGGAGAACCACTGCGACCGGCCGCCGGAGCGGAAGCCGATGATGGCGGAGCTGGCCACGGCCACGATCCCGGCGTTGCCGAGCAGCATCAACGTCATGATCACCCGGCGGCGGACCGGATGACCGATCACCTCTTCGGACTCCCTGGTCGTGAAGCCGGATCCGGTGAAGGCGGACCGGGCCTGGAAGCGCGCCGTGCTCCGGGACATCCCGGTGGCCACCAGGATGACGGTGGCGACCCGCGTGACCACCAGGGACAGGGCCACCACGATCAGCAGCGAGCCGATGGCTATCACGCCCGACGTATATCCCCGGCCGGCCTGCAGGTAATGCCCGCGGGCCCGGTGACGGGCGCGCCCGGTTCGTTGCGTCTTACTCTGCCGCGATGGCTCATCTCTTCGGTCCGGGGCGGCTGGCGTTCGCCTCCACTGCCGTGCTCCTGCTGGCCGGGTGTGGGGCAGCGACGAGCGGAGCCACCGACCCGGCTGCTTCGCCCGGGGGCACCGCCACCACCGGGCCGGCCGGCACCGCGGCGGTGCCGCACACGTCGAACGCGGCCTGGGACACCTACCACGCCGACAACCTCCGCTCCGGCAACGACCCGTCCGGCGCCTCCTACCGTTCGCTGTCCCCGGCCTGGACCTCCCCCCAGCTCGACGGCAAGGTCTACGCCGAGCCGCTGGTGTGGTCGGGGCTGGTGATCGTGGCCACCGAGAACGAC
This Acidimicrobiales bacterium DNA region includes the following protein-coding sequences:
- a CDS encoding TrkA C-terminal domain-containing protein produces the protein MIAIGSLLIVVALSLVVTRVATVILVATGMSRSTARFQARSAFTGSGFTTRESEEVIGHPVRRRVIMTLMLLGNAGIVAVASSAIIGFRSGGRSQWFSILELIVGLCALLAVARSSWVDRRLTRVIRRLLERHTDLATRDLASLLDLTGNYAVGELHLEEGDWLVGRPLGELGLRDEGIAVLGVTRVDGSHLGVPGGWTVLGAGDTAVIYGRDEALDELDRRPAGPAGDRRHEAAMEHQRLLELAERTADLSRDGRDVAQPTG